In the genome of Cyclopterus lumpus isolate fCycLum1 chromosome 19, fCycLum1.pri, whole genome shotgun sequence, the window AGGGGGATGGAGAATGTGAAAACGCTGAAGTACTTCCCCCCGTACGGCGCCATGAGCGGCGGACACTCGTCGGGGGACTCTTGCCCCACGTGTCGAGGCACCGGGAGAATTCCCAgaggttttattattatttatttttaaacattaagaAAACTAAATCTTTTGATTgcatttttaagttttttttttggtgccttttttttttaatgaaggcAGTTAACTGAGATTCTCATCCTCCAAATAGCTTTGAATTTAAGTTCCAACAATTAAGGGAACTTAATTCAAAGTatctttcatttgtttgtttaaatcacaggatacagaatactatttttaattaattttaataaaaataccATCCCAACGTGTTGCACCTATTGCACCTAACCTATTGCATCATTACACATTTACAATATGACAAAAGTATGATTTTATAAAAACTCAAAGAACACAAATGAGCTaagaaaaggcaaataaaatagGGGTTACATCTatataaaatgtctttatttctttGCGTCGACAGGCCATGAAGACCAGCTGGTGGCTGTAATACCGTGTAATGACGTGAGGCTGAAACCCAGACGCACGTAAGTGATGAATGGATATGTGCACGTGTGCCTTCATAGCAGCGGTctgaaactatatatatatatatatatatatatatatatatatatatatatatatatatatatatatatattagaaaagttacttttttatttgtacacatctaacattaaaaaaaaagtgcaaccAGCTGtttctatacatttttataatagtTTTTAACATtgcacatttgcacattttcctacttttattattataatcaatTAAAGGcgaaaataaaacacacctaAGAGATCTTAACGATTTTAAATGTGAGAGCAgagacaaataaatgaattttaAGAGAGAATTAATTTACAGTgaactaatacatttattagaTTTGTGCACAaagatataatataatgtgttatttacAATCGTGCATGTTTGTATATATCGCATTTCAGGAAGCTGCACGTGTGCATCTCCATGGCCGTGTGTCTCTTCCTGTGCAGCCtgatcctcttcttcctcttcccccggAGCGTCACCCTCACGCCGGTGTCCGTGCTGTCAGTCATGGTCTTCTTCAACGGGGACACCGTCGACATGAAGGTCACCGTAAGTCACAGGAAGTCCCACCGCGGAGCAGACGGGCTCCCTGTCTGTTGTTTCAGAGGCACTTTGCAGAGGAAGTAGAAGCAGAGATTGTTTTAGTGTCTTGTGTACAGGAAGTAGAGGAAGTACAGGATTCTCCCCTAAAAAGCCCAAAATAAAATGGCTTCCTATTAGTTGAAAATTAGTTATGAATAGaatattgcatatatatatatatatatcctatgTATCTAtcctatctatatatatatatatatatatacatatgtatatatatatatatatatatatatatatatatatatatatatagagagagagagagagagaggtgtgtatagtgtatagatatatagtatagtatatacagtatgtgtgtatatatatatatatgctttaaaataaattaaaaggcAGTAGAGAAATTAATCAAAAGGCACAGAGGATACACAACACAGGAACTGCATCCTTCTCtatgtattaatattataatatggtACTGTAtccagtttatatatatatatatatatatatatatatatatatatatgcattacAAAGTTCTacatatcctttttttttttttaacttcctaAGCCATCCCATTTTTATTGTGCGTGTCCAAACACATTGCGCTCACATGACGACCCCCGTAAACAGCTGCTGTGGCTTCACGTGAAGGACAAAGGTCCCCGAGACGTTTTAAcgatgtaaaaataaaatgctgcgTCGGTCGCCTGTAAcgttcctctttctctctctctccgaagAACCTCGTCAACATCTCCAACGAGAACTTTGTCCCGGTTCAGATCGTCGAGTTCACCGTCCAGGGTCTGGTCTCCAAAGTGGTTACCGGAACCACCAAGATCACCAACATGACCGCCATCCAGTCCCGCTCGCAGAAATCGGTGAGCGGCGCGCGGGAAGAAGCGGCGTTCAAAAATGATCGATGTGTGTTTGCCGCGCAATGAATTCACCACCCCCTCGTTTCTATTTACAGTACACCGTTCAAATTGACCTGCCCATCGTCGATAAAGGCCTCAAGTGAGTCCGCTTTATGGCCTGAGAATTATATAATACGATATTATTATTGTTCCTACGTCTGAAATCCATCCGCTGCTTTCATTTCTTTCAGCGTTTACTGCAAGTCGAGCACCATCAAGATTCACACGTTGTTTCTGGAGCTGCAGTAAGTTCACGGCGCGTCGCTGGTGGTTGAAGACGCGGACAGGAAGACACGTTTTCTCTCTGAAGAAAAGGGTCAAATCTTTGTTTTTATCTGAAATGTTTCTCGGAGATAAAACTACGGGTTCACGCCAAGGTTTGTGTCTGCTTTTAGAGAAtaagtggctttttttttttttcccacaaataaaactaacttttgggctttttttggggtttcttgcagtaatatttatatatatatatatatatatatatatatatatatatatatatataaatatagcacCATGTTTTTATCTGAAATGACTATATTGACCAAGGAATTTGACTAAATTCTTCTacggattttttattttttttttaactggaaAAATTAAGGTAAAGAATATACAGAAGGGTTAGgtacagtatttaaaaaaaaataggtgtttatattattatatataaataaaagaatcacTGAACTTGGGTCATTTTAAACTTGAAACTGCATTAATTTATTTGGCCACTGGGGGAGCAGCAGAACAAGCTGAAAACATATTAtcgcctttttaaaaagtcttatgtttgtctttttacctGTTTTGGTCTCAAACAACTCTGTTGAGAAaaaatattatacattacataAGTAATCTTATCTATCGTCTATATGCGAAATATTCATTAGTGCCGCTTTAAAACATTATGAAGATATCtctaataatgttttttttcttcttcttttttcctccccagAATGACGATGAACATTTCGTATCTGTCTCACACGGAGCAGGTTTCTCTCGACACCTTTGAGTACATCGACTGTGGCACCAATTCAA includes:
- the tmem106a gene encoding transmembrane protein 106A, whose product is MENVKTLKYFPPYGAMSGGHSSGDSCPTCRGTGRIPRGHEDQLVAVIPCNDVRLKPRRTKLHVCISMAVCLFLCSLILFFLFPRSVTLTPVSVLSVMVFFNGDTVDMKVTNLVNISNENFVPVQIVEFTVQGLVSKVVTGTTKITNMTAIQSRSQKSYTVQIDLPIVDKGLNVYCKSSTIKIHTLFLELQMTMNISYLSHTEQVSLDTFEYIDCGTNSTIPHPVT